The Anaerolineales bacterium region AGACCATCGCCGCTCGCGCGTCGTCCGGCGATGACAAGGAAGGCAGCGGTCATCAATGGGGTATGTTGATTGACATCAACTTGTGCATTGGATGTCAATATTGCACCTACGCGTGCAATGCCATCAACAATCTCGCCGATGATATGCGCTATTGCGTTGTCACTACCGAAACGACACAATCGGGAGACGAATTCTTCCTCTCGCGTCCCTGTATGCACTGCGAAGAAGCCCCCTGCGTGCACGTCTGCCCGGTTGGCGCGACCTACAAACGTCCGGATGGAATCGTCGCCATGGACTACGACCTTTGCATCGGATGTCGGTATTGTCAGATCGCTTGCCCCTACGAAGCGCGCGTGTTCAACTGGCGAGAGCCGATCGAGTTAAGCCCCCACTCCCCCGCGTTCGGATATCAGGAAGTGCCGAATCGTCCCCGCGGCGTCGTCGAAAAATGCACGTTCTGCTCGCATCGCATTGACGCGGGATTGGAGCGCGGTCTCGTCCCCGGCGTGGATACGCAAGCGACTCCAGCCTGTGTGGTGGCTTGCCCCACCACCGCCCGCATTTTCGGCGATCTGAACGACCCAGCCAGCCCGATCTCGACGGCGCTTGCCGACGCGAAGGTCACCCTGCGTTTGCGGGAAGAACTTAGCACCGAACCGCGCGTGTTCTACATTCCTCCGGATTCGAACACATCGAATCCATTCTAAGGGAGTTGAGTATGCAATCCAATATTCACTATCCCAAACTTCGGATCGGAAAAACTCGCCTCGATATTTTCCCCTACTGGATCGGACTCTTGGCGGCTGGTATCCTGTTCGGTCTGGTCGGAGCATTCGTCGTTTTGCGCGACGGCTTGCAAGTAACAGGATTGTCTAACAAAGTGCCTTGGGGATTATGGATCTCCATTGATCTGTCCTCCATCGCGCTGGGCGGTTCAGCCTTCGTATTCGGCGTGATCGTCTACCTCCTAAAATTGAAACGCTTCGAGGTGATCGGCAAGCTGGCGGTGCTACTCGGTTTCTTGGGATACTCCACCGCAGGGATGGTATTGCTCTTTGATCTGGGTCAGCCGCTGCGTTTCTGGCATCCCGTTGTGTTTTGGCAGCCGCACTCGCTTCTCTGGGAAGTGACGATGTGCGTCGTGTTGTATCTGACCGTGTTGGTCGCCGAGATCGTTCCCATCGTTGTAGAGCATCCGTTCTTTACCGATCATCCATTGCATAAGAAATTTCCGATCGTGAAAAAACTCGCGGCATTCGCAAAGACGGTCTCCCGCTGGCTTCACAAGGCTGGTCCAATTCTCGCCATCGCGGGGCTGACCCTTTCCCTTTTGCATCAGGCATCGCTCGGCGCGACCTATTCCGTTCTGTACGGACGCGGCATCTGGTTCAACCCCAGCGCGCCGGTCCAATTTGTTCTATCCGCGATGAGCGGCGGGATCGCCCTGCTCTTTTTCATGGGCGTGATCGTTTTTCGCGTGATGAGGCGCGGTCTGGTGGCAGACGATGTGCTTTACGATATTGCCCGGCTTTCCGGCGGAGTAACGCTCTTGCTTACCTATCTCCGATTGTGGGATTGGGCGGTAACCAATTACTATTCCTTCGACCGCAATATCAGCCTGCAAACCGAAGCGCTGAACGCTGTCGCCCCATACACCCTCTCTTTCTGGATCGGACAGGCGTTATTGCCGGTGATCGCCGGGTCTGTTCTGCTGGCGGCTAAGTCGGTTAAGAACTTCCGCTACTTGATGGTTTTTTCAGTCATCCCAATTTTTGCCGCCATCCTCACACGCTGGAACTATAACTTTTCAGGTCTGATCGCCACGCCGACTTACGACCCGTATACGCCGGTCATCGTCTTAAATTCCTATACCCCCACGTGGGTGGAATTTTCAGTTGCCACGCTTGTTATTTCGTACTGGCTGTTGATGTTCAGTTTTGCCGCCCGTTATCTGCCGTTTCAGTCCGCTGGGAACGAACACTAGTACATCTACAAATTATAGATGTAGGGCAAATTGCCAATTTGCCGAACGCAATTTAGCAAATTGCGCTACAAGTTCATCTGGTAGAAGTACCAGCGAACAAATCCTGAAAGGGCGAAACGAACTTCCTTACTGGCGAACCAACCGCACTTAAGAACGAGACCGCTTCCGTCATCCGAAAGCGGTCTCGTTCTTTGTCAGCGAGTCAGTTTTTGATGCAGTCCTTGCGCAAACTCGAACAGCGTTTGGATTTCGGCTTCGGAGGGCTGGCTTTGCCCATTGCCATAAAATTCGAGCGTGACAACCATTCGGTCAGACACACCTTGAGGATCGGAAGCGTCTAAACTTTCGTGTCCAAATTCTTGAACCCATTCGAAAAATTCCTGTTGCCGAGTTGCATCTAACAGTTCGGCGAATACTTTTATAGCGCTTTCAGGTTGCTGTGATCGGCAATTGGTGGAATACACTTCGCCAGAAAGAAAGACCGTCATGCGATCGCAGAACCCGGCGATGCCGCCCTCGCGCGTCCAAACGAACGCGATGGTCGCCGGTTGAACATGACTGCCATCCGCGCTAACGTGATATTCGAATTCAAGACCGTTCGCTTTCAACACGATGATCTTGCCCGGCGTAATGACTTCGGCGCAAGCCATGTCTTGCATGGCAACGCCCAAACACGCATCGGGGAACTCGACATCGGAACTGCTGACGACGGAAATTTCATCGAGATCGAGTTTGAGATTCGATGCCAGTTGCGCCATGATGGCTTCTTCCATTAATCCCAACGGCGCGCCGCTGGCTTGCGCAACCTGACTGCCGTCTTCGTTCGTGCGGAATTCAAATTGCTCGCCGTTCGCTTCGAGGATAACGCGATATCCCGGCACGATCGCCTGCGTACACATCATCCCCGGTCGTTGAATTCCTAGACAACCGTCGGGCCACTCCACCGCTTCGGTGGAAACGACTCGAATTTCTTCCGCAGAAACCCCAAGCAGCGATGCAAGCCGCGCGACCGCCGCCTCTTTGGCGGGAGTTAATTCCGCCGGTTGCGTAGGCGTCGGACGCAAATCATCAACGGGGATAAAGGATTGTTCTGTCGGTTCTGCCTGCCCCGCGCAAGCGGAGAGCGCCCAAGTTAGCGCCATGAATATCAATACAAATCGTTTCATTCAAACTCCTTGACCAATGGACGTGAATGTCATTCAGAATGTTCCGTCTGCCTGTATAATCGTGCTATGCGAATCAAGTTTATCATTCTAGCATTAATGATTTTAACCGCGTGCGCGCCGAAAGCCGACCCCAACATTCAAGTTCAAGTTGCGGTCGCGTCCACGCTCGCGGCGATACCGACCGGCACAGCGCAACCGATCTCCACGCCGTATCCCTCGCCAACTGCGTTCGACCTGCGCGGGTTATTTTGCGAATATCAATTTTGCATCGGGCATCCCATTGACATGGCGTTCTATGACGTGAGCGCACAG contains the following coding sequences:
- a CDS encoding 4Fe-4S dicluster domain-containing protein — its product is MKEHENEQQAASEEKKGTTRREFLKLAGAVVAAAGVTQFVAAKTIAARASSGDDKEGSGHQWGMLIDINLCIGCQYCTYACNAINNLADDMRYCVVTTETTQSGDEFFLSRPCMHCEEAPCVHVCPVGATYKRPDGIVAMDYDLCIGCRYCQIACPYEARVFNWREPIELSPHSPAFGYQEVPNRPRGVVEKCTFCSHRIDAGLERGLVPGVDTQATPACVVACPTTARIFGDLNDPASPISTALADAKVTLRLREELSTEPRVFYIPPDSNTSNPF
- the nrfD gene encoding polysulfide reductase NrfD translates to MQSNIHYPKLRIGKTRLDIFPYWIGLLAAGILFGLVGAFVVLRDGLQVTGLSNKVPWGLWISIDLSSIALGGSAFVFGVIVYLLKLKRFEVIGKLAVLLGFLGYSTAGMVLLFDLGQPLRFWHPVVFWQPHSLLWEVTMCVVLYLTVLVAEIVPIVVEHPFFTDHPLHKKFPIVKKLAAFAKTVSRWLHKAGPILAIAGLTLSLLHQASLGATYSVLYGRGIWFNPSAPVQFVLSAMSGGIALLFFMGVIVFRVMRRGLVADDVLYDIARLSGGVTLLLTYLRLWDWAVTNYYSFDRNISLQTEALNAVAPYTLSFWIGQALLPVIAGSVLLAAKSVKNFRYLMVFSVIPIFAAILTRWNYNFSGLIATPTYDPYTPVIVLNSYTPTWVEFSVATLVISYWLLMFSFAARYLPFQSAGNEH